A single genomic interval of Armigeres subalbatus isolate Guangzhou_Male chromosome 1, GZ_Asu_2, whole genome shotgun sequence harbors:
- the LOC134207166 gene encoding uncharacterized protein LOC134207166: MPAHIHSDNGKNFEGAKGELVELFARFHSEREQGEISAACALKGITWHLTPPKAPHFGGLWEAAVKTAKKHLFRQLGSTRLTFEGYYTVLHQIEAAMNSRPTTPTI, from the coding sequence ATGCCAGCCCATATTCATTCGGATAATGGCAAGAATTTCGAGGGAGCGAAAGGGGAATTGGTGGAACTTTTTGCTAGATTTCACAGCGAAAGAGAGCAGGGAGAAATCTCCGCCGCTTGCGCCCTAAAAGGTATTACTTGGCACTTGACACCCCCAAAGGCACCACATTTCGGTGGCCTATGGGAAGCGGCGGTCAAGACTGCCAAGAAACATTTATTTCGGCAACTTGGAAGCACTCGTCTTACATTTGAAGGTTACTACACCGTTCTACATCAGATCGAAGCTGCCATGAACTCGCGTCCGACGACCCCAACGATCTAG
- the LOC134207167 gene encoding uncharacterized protein LOC134207167, translated as MRVGGRLNLSQLPFQSKHPALLPKNHPLSQLIAEDYHRQLLHGGGRLLLSTIREKYWPLNGRNLVKTVVRNCFRCSRYRPVLAQQQIGQLPASRVIQNRPFSITGVDYAGPLYLKPIHKRAAPAKAYLSLCVLPPRWST; from the coding sequence ATGCGAGTTGGAGGTCGGTTGAATCTTTCCCAGCTTCCCTTCCAATCGAAGCATCCCGCCCTCCTACCTAAAAATCATCCGTTGTCCCAGTTGATCGCTGAAGATTATCATCGCCAGCTACTCCATGGCGGCGGGCGTCTGCTTCTATCCACTATACGCGAAAAATACTGGCCGCTCAATGGAAGAAATTTGGTTAAAACTGTCGTCAGAAACTGTTTCCGATGCTCACGTTATCGTCCGGTGCTTGCGCAACAGCAAATCGGGCAGCTGCCAGCCTCGCGGGTCATTCAAAATCGCCCGTTCTCGATCACCGGCGTTGACTACGCCGGTCCCCTATACCTGAAGCCGATCCACAAGCGCGCCGCCCCCGCAAAGGCTTACCTGTCTTTGTGTGTTTTACCACCAAGGTGGTCCACTTAG
- the LOC134207168 gene encoding uncharacterized protein LOC134207168 — MTLEESMERFWKTEELTVCDSYSLEERHCEQVYQSTTSRDENGRYIVRLPKKADFDAMLGDSKNNALRRYDQLERRLDRDLKLKEEYHAFMKEYLSLGHMRLVETDDGTKHPTYYLPHHPVMKEDSTTTKVRVVFDGSARTSTGFSLNEAPVVQDDLLSLILRFRTYPVALVGDIAKMYRQVQVHPEDRSLQRILFRFSNGTPVQIYELLTVTYGLAPSSYLATRTLQQLTTDEGDAYPMAGPSLRKNFYVDDYIGGANSVEEAVQLRIELSDLLSKGGFELRKWTSNRLEVLQGLEHNQIGTHRC, encoded by the coding sequence ATGACCCTCGAAGAAAGCATGGAACGATTTTGGAAAACGGAGGAGCTGACTGTTTGTGATAGTTATTCCCTAGAAGAACGTCATTGCGAGCAGGTTTACCAATCCACTACCTCAAGGGACGAAAACGGTCGTTACATCGTACGCTTACCAAAGAAAGCTGATTTTGATGCGATGCTTGGAGATTCCAAGAACAATGCTCTTCGGCGTTACGATCAGCTCGAACGTCGCCTTGATCGTGACTTAAAATTAAAAGAAGAATACCACGCGTTTATGAAGGAGTACCTCTCCCTCGGCCACATGCGGCTAGTCGAGACGGACGACGGTACTAAACATCCAACATATTATTTGCCCCACCACCCCGTGATGAAGGAGGATAGTACTACCACAAAGGTTAGAGTCGTCTTTGATGGTTCGGCTCGTACTTCCACTGGCTTCTCATTGAACGAAGCACCGGTGGTCCAAGATGACCTTCTTTCCCTCATCCTGCGATTTCGCACTTATCCGGTTGCCCTTGTCGGAGACATCGCTAAAATGTACCGGCAAGTACAAGTGCATCCAGAAGACCGATCTCTGCAACGTATTCTGTTCCGATTCTCCAACGGTACTCCTGTCCAGATTTACGAACTTCTGACCGTAACCTATGGCCTAGCTCCTTCCTCCTATCTAGCCACTCGCACTCTGCAGCAGCTTACGACGGATGAAGGTGATGCGTATCCTATGGCTGGACCGTCGTTGCGCAAAAATTTCTATGTCGATGACTATATTGGAGGGGCTAATTCCGTGGAAGAAGCAGTCCAGCTTCGAATAGAGCTATCTGATCTGCTTagcaaaggaggcttcgagctaaGGAAGTGGACGTCGAATCGCTTGGAGGTTCTTCAGGGGCTCGAACACAATCAAATCGGCACTcaccggtgttga